Proteins from a single region of Gambusia affinis linkage group LG12, SWU_Gaff_1.0, whole genome shotgun sequence:
- the pigr gene encoding polymeric immunoglobulin receptor, translating into MSQLSTITLFLLPWIPAFLCKVTTEEEFAVLEGGSLTIPCHYEPQYASYVKYWCRGRTRDFCTSLARTDDHHLVDPAEKKVSIFDDPVQQVFTVTMKDLKEGESGWHMCGVEIGGVWEADDTAFTNVKVIHGMSAVNPRMSGAEGSAVTIECLYSERYRGSEKKWCRSGDWRSCLSTGSDGSYEDSSVAIRDDRTGAFTVTFKKLQLKDTAWYWCSAGQQKTAVHLLVTPQPTTVPPVSGQSFPDLPPAKPITRETWSSHSPMLASVVVCSSVIFLAVVAILAIKFWRLHKSDRVPRDVEEMRAKFSGCSREAGDFQNAAVLFLNKDSQDVHVY; encoded by the exons ATGTCGCAGCTCTCCACAATCACCCTCTTCTTGTTACCATGGATTCCAG CCTTTCTCTGTAAGGTTACCACGGAGGAAGAGTTTGCCGTCCTGGAGGGGGGCTCCCTCACCATCCCCTGCCACTACGAGCCCCAGTACGCCAGCTACGTAAAATACTGGTGCCGGGGGAGGACCAGGGACTTCTGCACGTCGCTGGCTCGAACCGACGACCACCACCTGGTCGACCCGGCCGAGAAGAAAGTGAGCATTTTCGACGACCCGGTCCAGCAGGTGTTCACCGTGACCATGAAGGACCTGAAGGAGGGCGAGTCGGGGTGGCACATGTGCGGCGTGGAGATAGGTGGCGTGTGGGAAGCTGACGACACCGCGTTTACAAACGTAAAAGTGATTCACG GCATGTCAGCTGTGAACCCCAGGATGAGTGGAGCAGAGGGAAGCGCCGTCACAATCGAATGCCTCTACAGTGAGAGATACAG AGGAAGCGAGAAGAAGTGGTGTCGGAGTGGCGACTGGAGGTCCTGCCTGTCGACAGGCTCTGACGGGAGCTACGAAGACTCCTCCGTGGCCATCAGAGATGACAGAACTGGGGCTTTCACTGTAACCTTtaagaagctgcagctgaaagaCACGGCGTGGTACTGGTGCTCTGCAGGGCAGCAGAAGACAGCCGTGCACCTGCTGGTCACGCCCCAACCCACCACCG TCCCACCTGTGTCGGGCCAGTCCTTCCCAGACCTGCCTCCAGCCAAACCCATCACTAGGGAGACCTGGAGCAGCCACAG tcccATGTTGGCATCCGTGGTGGTCTGTTCATCTGTCATTTTCCTGGCTGTCGTGGCCATATTGGCTATAAAGTTCTGGAGGCTGCACA AGAGCGACCGGGTACCAAGAGACGTCGAGGAGATGAGGGCGAAATTCAGC GGCTGTTCAAGAGAAGCAGGTGACTTTCAAAACGCGGCAGTACTTTTCCTTAACAAGGATTCCCAAGATGTGCATGTGTACTGA
- the dad1 gene encoding dolichyl-diphosphooligosaccharide--protein glycosyltransferase subunit DAD1 yields MSNSVVSVISRFLEEYTTTTPNKLKVVDAYLLYILLTGAMQFLYCLLVGTFPFNSFLSGFISCVGSFILAVCLRIQINPQNKGDFLSISPERAFADFLFAHTVLHLVVMNFIG; encoded by the exons atGTCGAACTCAGTCGTGTCTGTTATTTCCCGGTTTCTGGAGGAGTACACCACCACGACGCCCAACAAGCTGAAAGTGGTGGACGCTTATCTGCTGTACATCCTGCTAACCGGAGCGATGCAGTTCCTCTACTGTCTCCTCGTTGGAACCTTTCCTTTCAACAGCTTTCTGTCGGGTTTCATCTCCTGCGTGGGCTCTTTTATTCTTGCAG TGTGTCTTCGCATCCAGATCAACCCTCAGAACAAAGGGGATTTCCTGTCCATTTCCCCGGAGAGAGCCTTCGCCGACTTCCTGTTCGCTCACACCGTCCTGCATCTCGTCGTGATGAACTTCATCGGCTGA
- the abhd4 gene encoding (Lyso)-N-acylphosphatidylethanolamine lipase isoform X1: protein MDPGPGTAPIQNDCETELETKTNWSSSLWSWWPSWRPTSMSLLKTTESKILACIKNDLWARFVTLANQDRIWTLSLTNKGTPKSAEQAPKTPLVMVHGFGGGVGLWIRNLDALSRSRTVYAFDLLGFGRSSRPSFPSDAAKAEEQFVDSIEQWRQAVGLENMILLGHSLGGYLATSYAIQHPSRVSHLILVDPWGFPEQAKPETQQSEDQGTEAVKRPTIPRWARTIVSILSFFNPLAVIRAAGPWGPGLVNRFRPDFKRKFEDLFDDDTMTQYIYHCNAQTPSGEVGFRAMSETLGWAKRPMLQRVHILPPSMPVTMLYGARSWVDSSSGDKVAEIRGKAHTKVLLVDNASHHVYADQPDDFNKVVENICQSVD, encoded by the exons ATGGATCCTGGTCCAGGTACAGCTCCCATCCAGAACGATTGTGAGACAGA attggAGACTAAAACAAACTG GTCAAGTTCACTCTGGAGCTGGTGGCCCTCCTGGCGTCCGACCTCCATGTCCCTGTTGAAGACTACAGAGTCTAAGATTCTTGCCT GTATTAAGAATGATTTATGGGCCAGGTTTGTGACCCTCGCAAACCAGGACCGCATATGGACTCTGTCTCTTACCAACAAGGGGACTCCCAAATCTGCAGAACAAG CACCTAAGACTCCCCTGGTGATGGTTCATGGTTTTGGAGGAGGTGTAGGGCTGTGGATCAGGAACTTGGACGCCCTGAGCCGCTCACGGACCGTCTACGCCTTTGACCTTTTGGGCTTTGGCAGGAGTTCGAGGCCTAGCTTCCCGTCAGATGCTGCTAAGGCAGAGGAGCAGTTTGTGGACTCCATTGAGCAGTGGAGGCAAGCTGTTGGTCTGGAGAACATGATCCTGCTGGGGCACAGTTTGGGGGGCTACCTGGCTACCTCATATGCAATTCAGCACCCTTCCAG AGTGTCGCACCTTATCTTGGTGGACCCTTGGGGTTTCCCTGAGCAAGCCAAACCAGAGACCCAGCAGAGCGAGGATCAGGGCACTGAGGCGGTGAAGAGGCCCACCATTCCCAGATGGGCAAGAACCATTGTTTcgattctttctttcttcaaccCGCTGGCTGTGATTAGAGCTGCAGGCCCATGGG GCCCAGGCTTGGTGAACAGGTTCCGCCCCGACTTCAAAAGGAAATTCGAGGATCTCTTTGATGACGACACAATGACCCAGTACATTTACCACTGTAATGCGCAGACTCCAAG TGGGGAGGTAGGTTTTCGGGCCATGTCAGAAACGCTAGGGTGGGCTAAGAGGCCAATGCTGCAGCGAGTACATATTCTGCCGCCCTCCATGCCCGTCACCATGCTGTATGGAGCTAGATCCTGGGTGGACAGCTCATCTGGGGACAAAGTAGCCGAGATTAGGGGCAAAGCCCACACCAAAGTACTG CTGGTAGACAATGCCTCACACCACGTCTACGCTGATCAACCAGACGATTTCAACAAAGTGGTAGAAAACATATGTCAATCTGTAGACTGA
- the abhd4 gene encoding (Lyso)-N-acylphosphatidylethanolamine lipase isoform X2: MDPGPGTAPIQNDCETESSSLWSWWPSWRPTSMSLLKTTESKILACIKNDLWARFVTLANQDRIWTLSLTNKGTPKSAEQAPKTPLVMVHGFGGGVGLWIRNLDALSRSRTVYAFDLLGFGRSSRPSFPSDAAKAEEQFVDSIEQWRQAVGLENMILLGHSLGGYLATSYAIQHPSRVSHLILVDPWGFPEQAKPETQQSEDQGTEAVKRPTIPRWARTIVSILSFFNPLAVIRAAGPWGPGLVNRFRPDFKRKFEDLFDDDTMTQYIYHCNAQTPSGEVGFRAMSETLGWAKRPMLQRVHILPPSMPVTMLYGARSWVDSSSGDKVAEIRGKAHTKVLLVDNASHHVYADQPDDFNKVVENICQSVD; encoded by the exons ATGGATCCTGGTCCAGGTACAGCTCCCATCCAGAACGATTGTGAGACAGA GTCAAGTTCACTCTGGAGCTGGTGGCCCTCCTGGCGTCCGACCTCCATGTCCCTGTTGAAGACTACAGAGTCTAAGATTCTTGCCT GTATTAAGAATGATTTATGGGCCAGGTTTGTGACCCTCGCAAACCAGGACCGCATATGGACTCTGTCTCTTACCAACAAGGGGACTCCCAAATCTGCAGAACAAG CACCTAAGACTCCCCTGGTGATGGTTCATGGTTTTGGAGGAGGTGTAGGGCTGTGGATCAGGAACTTGGACGCCCTGAGCCGCTCACGGACCGTCTACGCCTTTGACCTTTTGGGCTTTGGCAGGAGTTCGAGGCCTAGCTTCCCGTCAGATGCTGCTAAGGCAGAGGAGCAGTTTGTGGACTCCATTGAGCAGTGGAGGCAAGCTGTTGGTCTGGAGAACATGATCCTGCTGGGGCACAGTTTGGGGGGCTACCTGGCTACCTCATATGCAATTCAGCACCCTTCCAG AGTGTCGCACCTTATCTTGGTGGACCCTTGGGGTTTCCCTGAGCAAGCCAAACCAGAGACCCAGCAGAGCGAGGATCAGGGCACTGAGGCGGTGAAGAGGCCCACCATTCCCAGATGGGCAAGAACCATTGTTTcgattctttctttcttcaaccCGCTGGCTGTGATTAGAGCTGCAGGCCCATGGG GCCCAGGCTTGGTGAACAGGTTCCGCCCCGACTTCAAAAGGAAATTCGAGGATCTCTTTGATGACGACACAATGACCCAGTACATTTACCACTGTAATGCGCAGACTCCAAG TGGGGAGGTAGGTTTTCGGGCCATGTCAGAAACGCTAGGGTGGGCTAAGAGGCCAATGCTGCAGCGAGTACATATTCTGCCGCCCTCCATGCCCGTCACCATGCTGTATGGAGCTAGATCCTGGGTGGACAGCTCATCTGGGGACAAAGTAGCCGAGATTAGGGGCAAAGCCCACACCAAAGTACTG CTGGTAGACAATGCCTCACACCACGTCTACGCTGATCAACCAGACGATTTCAACAAAGTGGTAGAAAACATATGTCAATCTGTAGACTGA
- the abhd4 gene encoding (Lyso)-N-acylphosphatidylethanolamine lipase isoform X3, with protein sequence MSLLKTTESKILACIKNDLWARFVTLANQDRIWTLSLTNKGTPKSAEQAPKTPLVMVHGFGGGVGLWIRNLDALSRSRTVYAFDLLGFGRSSRPSFPSDAAKAEEQFVDSIEQWRQAVGLENMILLGHSLGGYLATSYAIQHPSRVSHLILVDPWGFPEQAKPETQQSEDQGTEAVKRPTIPRWARTIVSILSFFNPLAVIRAAGPWGPGLVNRFRPDFKRKFEDLFDDDTMTQYIYHCNAQTPSGEVGFRAMSETLGWAKRPMLQRVHILPPSMPVTMLYGARSWVDSSSGDKVAEIRGKAHTKVLLVDNASHHVYADQPDDFNKVVENICQSVD encoded by the exons ATGTCCCTGTTGAAGACTACAGAGTCTAAGATTCTTGCCT GTATTAAGAATGATTTATGGGCCAGGTTTGTGACCCTCGCAAACCAGGACCGCATATGGACTCTGTCTCTTACCAACAAGGGGACTCCCAAATCTGCAGAACAAG CACCTAAGACTCCCCTGGTGATGGTTCATGGTTTTGGAGGAGGTGTAGGGCTGTGGATCAGGAACTTGGACGCCCTGAGCCGCTCACGGACCGTCTACGCCTTTGACCTTTTGGGCTTTGGCAGGAGTTCGAGGCCTAGCTTCCCGTCAGATGCTGCTAAGGCAGAGGAGCAGTTTGTGGACTCCATTGAGCAGTGGAGGCAAGCTGTTGGTCTGGAGAACATGATCCTGCTGGGGCACAGTTTGGGGGGCTACCTGGCTACCTCATATGCAATTCAGCACCCTTCCAG AGTGTCGCACCTTATCTTGGTGGACCCTTGGGGTTTCCCTGAGCAAGCCAAACCAGAGACCCAGCAGAGCGAGGATCAGGGCACTGAGGCGGTGAAGAGGCCCACCATTCCCAGATGGGCAAGAACCATTGTTTcgattctttctttcttcaaccCGCTGGCTGTGATTAGAGCTGCAGGCCCATGGG GCCCAGGCTTGGTGAACAGGTTCCGCCCCGACTTCAAAAGGAAATTCGAGGATCTCTTTGATGACGACACAATGACCCAGTACATTTACCACTGTAATGCGCAGACTCCAAG TGGGGAGGTAGGTTTTCGGGCCATGTCAGAAACGCTAGGGTGGGCTAAGAGGCCAATGCTGCAGCGAGTACATATTCTGCCGCCCTCCATGCCCGTCACCATGCTGTATGGAGCTAGATCCTGGGTGGACAGCTCATCTGGGGACAAAGTAGCCGAGATTAGGGGCAAAGCCCACACCAAAGTACTG CTGGTAGACAATGCCTCACACCACGTCTACGCTGATCAACCAGACGATTTCAACAAAGTGGTAGAAAACATATGTCAATCTGTAGACTGA